One genomic window of Mus musculus strain C57BL/6J chromosome 4, GRCm38.p6 C57BL/6J includes the following:
- the Tent5b gene encoding terminal nucleotidyltransferase 5B → MMPSESGAESLEQPAAQVGTGAASAVATAGAAGGGPDPEASSASLGRHQSRLSWPQVKRLDALLKEPIPIHGRGNFPTLSVQPQQIVQVVRSSLEEHGLRVHSVRLHGSAASHVLHPESGLGYKDLDLVFQMDLRSEVSFQLTKAVVLACLLDFLPAGVSRAKITPLTLKEAYVQKLVKVCTDLDRWSLISLSNKSGKNVELKFVDSVRRQFEFSIDSFQIILDSLLLFGQCSSTPMSEAFHPTVTGESLYGDFAEALEHLQHRVIATRSPEEIRGGGLLKYCHLLVRGFRPRPSTDVRALQRYMCSRFFIDFPDLVEQRRILERYLEAHFGGAEAARRYACLVTLHQVVNESTVCLMSHERRQTLDLIAMLALQALAEQGPAAMAALAWRRPGSDGVVPATVNYYVTPMQPLLPRAHSYPTWLPCN, encoded by the exons ATGATGCCGTCGGAGAGTGGAGCTGAGAGCCTGGAGCAGCCAGCTGCGCAGGTGGGGACCGGTGCAGCCTCGGCAGTGGCCACGGCTGGGGCGGCCGGCGGCGGCCCGGACCCGGAGGCCTCCTCGGCCTCCCTGGGACGGCACCAGAGTCGGCTGAGCTGGCCACAGGTGAAGCGGCTGGACGCGCTGCTGAAAGAGCCGATCCCCATTCACGGACGAGGCAACTTCCCCACGCTGAGCGTGCAGCCCCAGCAGATCGTGCAG GTGGTCCGCAGCAGCTTGGAAGAACACGGACTGCGTGTACACAGCGTGCGCCTGCATGGCTCAGCCGCCAGCCACGTGCTGCACCCCGAGAGCGGCCTAGGCTACAAGGACCTGGACTTGGTGTTCCAGATGGACCTGCGGAGTGAGGTGTCCTTCCAGCTCACCAAGGCAGTGGTCCTGGCTTGCCTGCTGGACTTCCTGCCAGCGGGAGTGAGCCGGGCCAAGATAACGCCGCTGACACTCAAGGAAGCCTACGTGCAGAAGCTGGTCAAAGTGTGCACCGACCTGGACCGCTGGAGCCTCATCTCTCTGTCCAACAAGAGCGGTAAGAACGTGGAACTCAAGTTCGTGGACTCTGTGAGACGCCAGTTCGAATTCAGCATCGACTCCTTCCAAATCATCTTGGACTCGCTGCTCCTCTTTGGCCAGTGCTCATCCACACCTATGTCGGAGGCCTTCCACCCTACGGTGACCGGGGAGAGCCTCTATGGGGACTTCGCTGAGGCCTTGGAGCACCTGCAGCACCGTGTCATCGCCACACGCAGCCCCGAGGAGATCCGAGGTGGTGGCCTCCTCAAGTACTGCCACCTCCTGGTACGGGGCTTCCGGCCAAGGCCCAGCACTGACGTTCGCGCCCTCCAGCGATACATGTGTTCCCGTTTCTTCATCGACTTTCCGGACCTGGTGGAACAGAGGCGCATTCTGGAGCGCTACCTGGAGGCCCACTTTGGCGGAGCGGAAGCAGCCCGCCGGTATGCTTGCCTTGTGACACTGCACCAGGTGGTCAACGAGAGCACAGTGTGTCTCATGAGCCACGAGCGCCGCCAGACCCTGGACCTTATTGCCATGCTCGCCCTCCAGGCACTGGCTGAACAGGGCCCTGCTGCCATGGCTGCCCTGGCCTGGCGACGTCCTGGTTCAGATGGGGTGGTCCCAGCCACTGTTAATTACTATGTGACCCCCATGCAGCCACTGCTGCCCCGAGCTCACTCCTATCCTACCTGGCTGCCTTGCAACTGA